In Planctomycetaceae bacterium, a single window of DNA contains:
- a CDS encoding pyridoxal-dependent decarboxylase has translation MNSEIPAFIRAAYSADVFHDASMIWQQKLAEHLRSVMASDRPVMKWQEPTTALLQAGRSLLAENSESTRTCKDDLTTEALLQRFGDVMDQILSSGHNLHHPHYIGHQVPASVPLAGLFDAIASVTNQVTGVFEIGPWATAVELSLIRMLGEKIGWRSDECSGVLTHGGSLANLTALLTARNIAIPGCWESGVPQDAVLVAQSDAHYSVTRAAGILGLGSQQVVRVDLDERRRMRPDCLDSVLVREKERGRRIIAVCACACATPIGAFDPLDEIADVCERHQVWLHVDAAHGGSLMMSDIHRHKLAGIHRADSVVWDAHKMLFVPALCAAVLFRNRDVRYETFRQIAPYLFDTSSSQMADFDTGMRTLECTKRANGFGLWGLWTMLGDQVFESLVDQTIGIAGQLAELLRAAPDFELLNDPECNIVVFRHLPPFLNTAPAEEQDRFQNTIRSELMKSGRFYIVQTQLDGRVVLRAVIMNPMTTHVDLVELLNELRQCSANHLRERAR, from the coding sequence ATGAACTCAGAGATTCCGGCCTTCATTCGTGCAGCATATTCTGCTGACGTCTTTCACGATGCGTCCATGATCTGGCAACAGAAACTGGCCGAGCATCTTCGGTCTGTCATGGCCTCTGATCGGCCCGTGATGAAATGGCAGGAGCCGACCACTGCTCTGCTTCAGGCTGGTCGGTCACTGTTGGCTGAAAACAGCGAGAGCACTCGCACATGCAAAGATGATCTGACGACAGAAGCGCTTCTGCAGCGTTTTGGTGATGTGATGGATCAGATTTTAAGTTCGGGGCATAACCTCCATCATCCGCACTATATTGGCCATCAGGTCCCCGCATCTGTCCCGTTGGCAGGACTGTTTGATGCCATCGCATCCGTCACGAATCAGGTCACGGGGGTCTTCGAAATCGGGCCATGGGCAACGGCCGTGGAATTGAGCCTGATCCGGATGCTGGGGGAAAAGATCGGCTGGAGGTCTGACGAATGCAGCGGTGTGCTGACGCACGGTGGGTCGCTGGCAAATCTGACGGCCCTGCTGACGGCGCGCAATATCGCGATTCCTGGCTGCTGGGAGTCCGGTGTGCCTCAGGATGCCGTGCTGGTCGCACAAAGCGATGCGCATTACAGCGTGACTCGTGCAGCAGGAATTCTTGGGCTGGGAAGCCAACAGGTTGTTCGCGTTGATCTGGATGAACGTCGTCGTATGCGTCCTGACTGCCTGGATTCTGTTCTGGTCAGAGAGAAGGAACGCGGCCGTCGAATCATTGCTGTTTGTGCGTGCGCCTGTGCGACACCCATCGGCGCCTTCGATCCGCTGGATGAAATCGCTGATGTTTGTGAGCGACATCAGGTCTGGCTGCACGTTGATGCCGCTCACGGTGGCTCGCTGATGATGAGTGACATCCATCGCCACAAGCTGGCAGGAATCCATCGTGCAGACAGCGTGGTCTGGGACGCCCATAAGATGCTGTTCGTTCCGGCACTGTGTGCTGCCGTGCTCTTCAGGAATCGGGATGTCCGATATGAAACATTTCGACAGATCGCTCCGTATTTGTTCGATACGTCATCGTCACAAATGGCCGATTTTGATACCGGCATGCGAACCCTGGAATGCACAAAAAGAGCCAACGGTTTCGGACTCTGGGGTTTGTGGACGATGCTTGGCGACCAGGTGTTTGAATCTCTGGTCGACCAGACAATTGGAATTGCAGGACAGCTCGCGGAGCTATTGCGAGCAGCTCCGGACTTCGAACTCCTGAACGATCCTGAATGCAACATTGTCGTCTTTCGACATCTGCCTCCCTTCCTGAACACAGCGCCGGCTGAAGAACAAGACCGTTTTCAAAACACGATTCGAAGTGAACTCATGAAGTCCGGGCGATTCTATATCGTGCAGACCCAACTGGATGGCCGGGTCGTACTTCGAGCGGTCATTATGAATCCCATGACAACCCATGTTGATCTGGTTGAACTGCTGAATGAATTGCGGCAATGTTCTGCCAACCATCTCCGTGAACGGGCGCGATAG
- a CDS encoding discoidin domain-containing protein, giving the protein MTAKSTQSGNENKNLTDGRLDLAGADGGQTNEWVTVDLGESVHVKNLRLHWERRQGSTYWYTIEASADGEQWKTIVDESKSDSKDGIRSHAVDAPNTRYLKTTFLGCSTNGWGSIWEFEAYSGDMPELPKSAKDGGPKPPASISDVQAPDGFDVRMFASPPDVNYPVCITAAATGEVFVGVDEQGSLGKETGRGKVLRCIDTDGDGTADQINEFAKMDHPRGLIYDNGSLWVLHPPFLSVYRDTNGDGTADESEVLIEGISTAEVNKRGADHDQRHSHGHRWLDLHCRW; this is encoded by the coding sequence GTGACTGCCAAAAGCACTCAAAGCGGCAACGAAAACAAAAACCTGACCGACGGTCGTCTGGACCTCGCTGGTGCGGATGGCGGGCAGACCAATGAATGGGTGACTGTTGATCTGGGTGAATCGGTTCATGTGAAGAATCTGCGGCTGCACTGGGAACGCCGCCAGGGCTCGACCTATTGGTATACCATCGAAGCGTCGGCGGATGGCGAGCAGTGGAAGACCATCGTCGATGAATCAAAGAGCGACAGCAAAGACGGCATTCGATCGCACGCTGTCGATGCACCGAACACTCGTTATCTGAAGACCACTTTCCTGGGCTGCAGTACCAACGGATGGGGATCGATCTGGGAATTCGAAGCTTATTCTGGCGACATGCCCGAGCTGCCGAAGTCGGCCAAAGACGGAGGTCCGAAGCCTCCCGCATCCATCAGTGATGTGCAGGCACCGGACGGCTTCGACGTACGCATGTTTGCCTCGCCGCCGGATGTCAATTATCCAGTCTGCATCACGGCAGCAGCCACCGGTGAAGTCTTTGTTGGAGTTGACGAACAGGGTTCGCTGGGCAAAGAAACCGGCCGCGGCAAAGTGCTGCGATGCATCGACACCGACGGTGATGGCACGGCTGATCAGATCAACGAATTCGCGAAAATGGATCATCCTCGCGGACTGATCTACGACAACGGTTCGCTGTGGGTGCTGCATCCGCCGTTCCTGAGCGTCTATCGCGACACCAATGGTGATGGAACGGCCGACGAATCCGAAGTTCTGATCGAAGGCATCAGCACGGCAGAAGTCAATAAACGCGGAGCTGACCACGACCAACGGCATTCGCATGGGCATCGATGGCTGGATCTACATTGCCGTTGGTGA
- a CDS encoding PQQ-dependent sugar dehydrogenase — MGIDGWIYIAVGDFGFNQAVAKDGTTLSKRGGGVVRIRPDGSDMEIFSWGQRNIVDIAIDPLMNVYTRDNTNDGGGWDIRLSHVMQTANYGYPSLYKNFSEEIMPPLADYGGGSGCGAMYFQDDRWPAPFNDILLTCDWGRSEVFSHRLPVNGATFDAQQDTFLKLPRPTDIDADASGRMYVTSWKNGQFNYDGPNIGFVAMITPIDFVPHPVPDAGSLNDADLVQLLNHPSDAMRLHVQREILRRDAQRDDSSGRELRTAVSEMMSNHDLPLPVRVAAVWTRRQMTSGRFCRRSVISMKMKLCENTACVPGRPSIGCRQRSVETIDRRSRRCRSSARSGSRDRGTRTTSGRSHAEDTDRRRTHSRGSARAGSDRRARSGRCSGRFGR; from the coding sequence ATGGGCATCGATGGCTGGATCTACATTGCCGTTGGTGACTTTGGTTTCAATCAAGCCGTGGCGAAGGATGGCACCACGTTAAGCAAACGCGGCGGCGGAGTTGTGCGCATTCGACCCGATGGCAGCGATATGGAAATCTTCAGCTGGGGCCAGCGCAATATTGTGGATATCGCCATCGACCCGCTGATGAATGTCTACACGCGTGACAACACCAACGATGGCGGCGGCTGGGATATTCGATTGTCTCATGTGATGCAGACAGCCAACTACGGATATCCGTCTCTGTACAAGAACTTCAGCGAAGAAATCATGCCGCCTCTGGCTGACTACGGTGGCGGTTCGGGCTGCGGAGCGATGTACTTTCAGGACGATCGATGGCCGGCTCCGTTCAATGATATTCTGCTGACGTGCGACTGGGGCCGCAGCGAAGTCTTCAGCCACAGGCTGCCCGTCAATGGAGCCACCTTTGATGCTCAGCAGGACACATTCCTGAAACTTCCACGCCCCACCGACATCGACGCGGATGCCAGCGGACGCATGTATGTGACCAGCTGGAAAAACGGCCAGTTCAACTACGACGGCCCCAACATCGGCTTTGTCGCCATGATCACTCCGATTGACTTTGTGCCGCATCCCGTGCCCGATGCTGGCTCGCTGAATGACGCTGATCTGGTGCAGCTGCTGAATCATCCATCCGATGCAATGAGGCTGCATGTGCAGCGAGAAATCCTGCGGCGTGACGCTCAGCGGGATGATTCGTCCGGGCGTGAACTGCGAACCGCGGTGAGTGAAATGATGAGCAATCACGATCTGCCACTGCCAGTGCGAGTGGCCGCGGTGTGGACTCGGCGGCAGATGACCAGCGGTCGTTTCTGCAGGCGATCAGTCATCAGTATGAAGATGAAGCTCTGCGAGAACACTGCCTGCGTGCCTGGCCGACCGTCGATCGGATGCAGACAACGTTCCGTTGAAACGATTGATCGACGGTCTCGCCGATGCCGCTCATCCGCGCGTTCAGGCAGCCGCGATCGTGGGACTCGGACGACTTCTGGCCGGTCGCACGCCGAAGACACCGACCGAAGACGAACGCACAGCCGTGGCTCAGCACGTGCTGGCTCTGACCGACGTGCCCGAAGTGGACGCTGCTCTGGACGTTTCGGCCGATGA
- a CDS encoding c-type cytochrome, whose translation MGCSGTQHCADETLRREIWTTLIRLYHREGEFTEDSPKWWGTRPDTTGPYYDRQKWSESDRIGDAIKIALSEGDDSLAAHINEQLKRHVVNLDGISAADIAAMQEPQKAIELPKVDPNNPNQIANIDMASVIAKVMPLSGNPDAGKELFKAQSCINCHTFANGQQPKGPHLVDIGKRYKKEELLESILDPSKKIAQGFDTWTFVMADGKVHTGFVVLESAETVSVRGTDGLSKELPQQDIDERVKQDISMMPKGIVGNLTVEQLADLIAYLQSLH comes from the coding sequence ATGGGCTGTTCCGGTACTCAGCACTGCGCCGACGAAACACTGCGTCGCGAAATCTGGACGACGCTGATTCGGCTTTATCACCGTGAAGGTGAATTCACCGAAGACAGCCCCAAGTGGTGGGGAACTCGACCGGACACAACCGGCCCGTACTACGATCGCCAAAAGTGGAGCGAATCAGACCGCATCGGTGACGCTATCAAAATCGCTTTGTCAGAAGGCGATGATTCTCTGGCGGCTCACATCAACGAACAGCTGAAACGCCATGTTGTGAATCTGGACGGCATCAGTGCAGCCGACATCGCGGCCATGCAGGAACCACAAAAGGCGATCGAACTTCCCAAAGTCGATCCCAACAATCCCAACCAGATCGCGAACATCGACATGGCCAGCGTGATCGCCAAAGTCATGCCACTAAGCGGCAACCCTGACGCGGGCAAAGAACTGTTTAAAGCCCAAAGCTGCATCAACTGTCACACCTTTGCCAACGGCCAGCAGCCGAAAGGCCCGCATCTGGTCGACATCGGCAAACGCTACAAGAAAGAGGAACTGCTGGAATCCATCCTCGACCCCAGCAAGAAGATCGCTCAGGGTTTCGACACCTGGACCTTTGTCATGGCCGACGGCAAAGTGCACACGGGCTTTGTTGTGCTGGAAAGTGCGGAAACGGTTTCCGTGCGAGGTACCGACGGCCTGTCCAAAGAGCTGCCTCAACAGGACATCGACGAACGTGTGAAACAGGACATCAGTATGATGCCCAAAGGCATCGTCGGCAATCTGACGGTCGAACAGCTGGCCGACCTGATCGCTTACCTGCAAAGCCTGCATTGA